The Penicillium digitatum chromosome 6, complete sequence genome has a window encoding:
- a CDS encoding 2-oxoglutarate-dependent ethylene/succinate-forming enzyme, with the protein MFSHRSVSIALRPPGLCHITFRQAYPILLTRQQTKSLTTTTAPSNLGSTMPPNYVARVGQLKTFTLPETATGSPSDVELGKAMINAWREDGILQVSMSPRQQALFENASAASKRFFAMPPNQKAACVDTQSYAGYIASGEEITDGIADYSEIFTVTKDLPLDEPRVEAKWPCHGPCPWPDVDMRTPIQQYMDSLGKSGETLLQMIEYGLSLHPDTLTSLTKDGWHHLRILRFPQNNKTNGRGKKGRGIGSHTDYGLLVIAAQDEVGGLFIRPPADDEKLENWKNSAAGFREDDERWVYVPPVPGVFTVFPGDIMQFMTNSYLPSTPHKVGLNTRERFAFAYFHEPSFQAVVSPVAKLYDGQPPVEKIHYGTHFTNMFMRNYPDRITTERIIKEDRLQLLDRPELRTQ; encoded by the exons ATGTTCTCCCATCGGAGCGTCTCTATCGCACTGCGTCCTCCAGGTCTCTGTCACATTACTTTTCGCCAGGCCTACCCGATACTTCTTACACGCCAGCAGACAAAAAGCTTGACGACTACTACAGCACCGAGTAACTTGGGCAGCACAATGCCACCAAACTATGTGGCTCGTGTTGGACAACTCAAGACGTTTACTTTGCCCGAAACGGCCACCGGATCTCCCAGTGACGTTGAATTGGGGAAGGCGATGATCAACGCGTGGCGTGAAGATGGAATCCTTCAGGTTTCGATGAGTCCGAGGCAACAGGCTCTCTTTGAAAATGCGTCTGCTGCTAGTAAACGATTCTTTGCTATGCCTCCGAATCAAAAGGCTGCCTGTGTGGATACACAAAGCTACGCCGGCTATATTGCGTCTGGGGAGGAAATCACAGATGGCATTGCTGATTATTCAGAAATCTTTACGGTCACTAAAGATCTTCCTCTGGATGAGCCTCGAGTGGAAGCCAAGTGGCCTTGCCATGGCCCCTGCCCGTGGCCAGATGTTGACATGAGGACCCCCATCCAACAGTATATGGACTCATTGGGCAAGAGTGGGGAAACACTGCTGCAGATGATTGAATACGGACTCAGTCTGCATCCTGATACTCTGACTTCTCTAACCAAGGATGGATGGCACCATCTCCGTATCCTGAG GTTCCCTCAGAATAACAAGACTAAtggaagagggaaaaagGGCCGTGGTATTGGTTCTCACACGGACTACGGTCTCTTGGTCATTGCAGCTCAGGATGAGGTGGGAG GCCTATTCATTCGGCCCCCGGCGGACGATGAGAAGCTGGAGAATTGGAAGAACAGCGCTGCTGGCTTCCGCGAAGATGATGAACGATGGGTCTATGTCCCTCCTGTACCCGGAGTCTTCACAGTGTTCCCAG GGGATATCATGCAGTTCATGACCAACTCGTACCTACCATCCACCCCTCACAAGGTCGGCCTCAATACCCGCGAGCGATTCGCTTTCGCCTACTTTCATGAACCCAGCTTTCAAGCGGTGGTCTCCCCAGTTGCGAAGCTTTACGATGGCCAGCCTCCCGTTGAGAAAATCCATTATGGAACCCACTTCACAAACATGTTTATGAGGAATTATCCTGATCGGATTACAACGGAGAGGATTATAAAGGAGGATCGATTGCAGTTGTTGGATCGGCCTGAGCTGAGAACCCAGTAG
- a CDS encoding Interferon-induced GTP-binding protein, whose amino-acid sequence MFVPTLPVPNDGFGQDVLRVEVSGPDQPDLTLIDVPRLYFTEDITDENREPSLGRRWIEKYLLHARSIILTVVSAKIDFCAQKITGIADKYDRARTRILGTVNL is encoded by the exons ATGTTCGTGCCTACACT ACCCGTTCCCAATGATGGCTTCGGTCAAGATGTCCTTCGAGTCGAGGTTTCTGGCCCCGATCAACCTGACCTGACCCTGATCGATGTGCCCAGGCTCTACTTCACAGAAGACATCACTGATGAAAATCGAGAACCAAGTCTTGGCCGTCGCTGGATTGAAAAGTACTTGCTCCATGCACGCAGCATTATCCTAACTGTGGTATCTGCAAAGATCGACTTTTGTGCTCAGAAGATAACCGGCATTGCGGACAAGTATGATCGAGCACGAACGCGGATCTTGGGAACTGTCAACTTGTAG
- a CDS encoding TLDc: MSSLSQENFPSDTPTSFTSPRGSTSQTPTEKSPYQSAASYFSYPVSQVVSGLYRRITDPEISKEMPSVMPWTRSSSSEIFTPRRTASPFQPPPLTPLTLEISAGIDLLQQQLLTRTLAEEIRLLVPPRLQLAETWRLAYSLDRDGASLSTLYENCAKFTHRSPRAGYVLVIRDSSPYGSVFGAYMTDAPHPDSQFFGTGECFLWRASVLPPPASFLIPGEGPQSEDALERAGLPPPPSADTTTAGRWSTLRNDTPNPAQAESPTHHLNMNLKNNLAAASGGVLAPPSPSSIHTPSRSGASTPERIRFKAFPYSGVNDYMIFCETGFLSLGGGDGHYGLWLGSSLEKGVSASCQTFGNEPLSDEGIKFDVIGVEVWYVGS, from the exons ATGTCGTCTCTGTCACAAGAAAATTTCCCCTCCGATACCCCCACCTCCTTCACCTCCCCACGGGGATCAACATCCCAGACACCCACGGAAAAATCACCTTACCAATCCGCCGCCTCCTACTTCTCTTACCCAGTCAGCCAAGTCGTCTCAGGACTTTACCGTCGCATTACAGACCCAGAAATATCCAAAGAAATGCCCTCCGTCATGCCATGGACACGGTCCTCCTCATCCGAAATCTTTACACCGCGCCGAACAGCCTCACCCTTCCAACCACCACCACTCACGCCCCTCACCCTCGAGATCTCCGCGGGGATAGACCTCCTCCAACAACAGCTCCTGACCCGCACACTGGCAGAAGAAATCCGCCTGCTAGTCCCGCCCCGTCTCCAACTCGCTGAAACCTGGCGTCTAGCCTATAGTCTCGATCGTGATGGCGCCTCCCTCTCCACCCTCTATGAGAACTGCGCCAAATTCACTCACCGTAGCCCGCGGGCGGGCTACGTCCTCGTCATCCGCGACTCTTCCCCCTACGGCTCCGTCTTCGGCGCCTACATGACAGACGCCCCACACCCGGACTCGCAGTTCTTCGGTACGGGAGAATGTTTCCTGTGGCGCGCAAGTGTGCTTCCGCCGCCCGCAAGTTTCCTCATACCAGGCGAAGGACCACAGTCTGAGGATGCCCTTGAGCGCGCTGGTCTCCCGCCTCCCCCTTCGGCGGATACCACTACCGCCGGCCGCTGGAGCACCCTCCGGAATGACACGCCGAACCCTGCGCAGGCGGAATCGCCGACTCATCATCTCAATATGAATCTTAAGAACAATCTCGCTGCAGCGAGCGGTGGAGTCCTGGCGCCTCCGTCGCCTTCTTCGATCCATACCCCTTCCCGGAGCGGGGCGAGCACCCCCGAACGCATCCGCTTCAAGGCTTTCCCATACAGTGGGGTTAATGATTATATGATCTTCTGTGAAACTGGATTTCTCAGTCTAGGAGGCGG GGACGGCCACTACGGATTGTGGCTTGGTAGCAGTCTCGAAAAGGGTGTCAGTGCATCCTGCCAAACCTTTGGAAATGAGCCTCTCTCCGATGAAGGTATCAAGTTCGATGTTATTGGGGTGGAGGTGTGGTATGTCGGTTCTTGA
- a CDS encoding Endosome-associated ubiquitin isopeptidase (AmsH), putative: MASNAMGGTIGGNAPQSVENITRIAQNYEYNSSVPLRYWLRTAATLLREAQIYEREGHDEQAYLILFRHAQLILVHLSKHPDTKKNEEDRKALVAAEKEVEKNLGKLEVLRPRINKRYERYTQLMRERESRKQPSRAKIVAEPQEQVPDPALAGVAEPLEAGENRDLAVQLAQSEFNRRATVRGSKGISGPPSEELEARHAAGVWGDWDHSTTSDRRAGDRDLSERVQNIRSNFDHTNQPCGQHAKESEVPSSAFSAYKYPSVPRQKPLEPTVSPGQIAILDKNAERQAPPRLPPKEHFELSLASSVDYSATATAPSRPAKVLPGPALPEKIQPSEETTARRSDLDPSSYTFKPSAYLENGTPLRSVFLPANLRSRFLSLAASNTRANLETCGILCGTLVSNALFISKLVIPEQTATSDTCETVNESALFDYCDSEDLMTLGWIHTHPSQTCFMSSRDLHTHCGYQVMLPESIAIVCAPSKTPDWGVFRLTDPPGLKTVLNCNQTGLFHPHAEENIYTGALRPGHVFEVSGLEFETVDLRPDASKN; this comes from the exons ATGGCTTCCAATGCGATGGGAGGCACCATTGGAGGTAATGCCCCTCAAAGCGTTGAGAATATTACGCGGATTGCACAGAACTACGAGTACAACTCTTCTGTTCCATTACGGTATTGGCTGAGGACCGCCGCGACGCTTTTACGGGAG GCCCAAATATACGAACGCGAAGGACACGATGAGCAAGCATATCTCATTCTATTTCGACATGCTCAGTTGATTCTTGTCCATCTTTCCAAGCACCCCgacaccaaaaaaaacgagGAGGATCGGAAGGCCTTGGTCGCAGCAGAGAAAGAGGTTGAGAAAAACCTTGGCAAGCTAGAAGTTCTGAGGCCACGAATCAATAAGCGCTATGAGCGTTACACCCAGTTGATGCGGGAACGCGAATCTCGGAAACAGCCCTCACGAGCCAAAATCGTCGCGGAACCACAAGAGCAAGTCCCGGATCCCGCTCTTGCTGGCGTGGCAGAGCCTTTGGAAGCAGGTGAGAATCGAGATCTTGCCGTGCAGTTAGCCCAATCGGAATTTAACCGCCGAGCCACCGTCCGAGGCTCAAAGGGTATTTCTGGGCCACCCTCCGAAGAGCTGGAAGCCCGTCACGCGGCTGGCGTATGGGGGGACTGGGATCATTCTACAACATCAGATCGTCGCGCAGGTGACCGTGACCTTAGCGAGCGCGTCCAGAACATCAGGTCAAATTTTGATCACACAAATCAACCTTGTGGCCAGCATGCCAAAGAGTCCGAAGTTCCTTCGTCGGCTTTTTCTGCATATAAGTATCCAAGCGTGCCGCGTCAAAAGCCCCTGGAGCCCACTGTGTCTCCGGGCCAAATTGCCATCCTTGACAAGAACGCTGAACGTCAGGCGCCTCCGAGATTGCCTCCCAAGGAGCACTTTGAGCTTAGCCTTGCATCCAGTGTTGATTATTCTGCAACAGCTACAGCGCCATCGCGGCCGGCAAAGGTATTGCCAGGTCCGGCGCTACCCGAGAAGATCCAACCTTCCGAAGAAACCACCGCCAGGCGCTCCGATCTTGATCCCTCAAGTTACACCTTCAAACCCTCAGCCTATCTCGAAAATGGCACTCCCTTGCGTTCGGTATTTTTGCCAGCGAATCTCCGATCCCGCTTCTTATCTCTTGCTGCTTCCAACACCCGCGCCAATCTTGAGACTTGCGGTATCTTATGTGGTACCCTTGTCTCCAACGCCCTCTTCATATCAAAACTGGTCATTCCCGAGCAAACAGCGACATCTGACACCTGCGAAACGGTCAATGAATCCGCTCTTTTCGATTACTGTGACTCGGAGGATTTGATGACACTCGGCTGGATCCACACACATCCGTCACAGACCTGTTTCATGAGCTCCCGTGATCTACACACGCATTGCGGTTACCAAGTGATGCTCCCCGAGAGCATTGCCATCGTGTGCGCTCCGAGTAAAACCCCTGATTGGGGCGTGTTCCGACTGACTGATCCCCCGGGTCTCAAGACAGTTCTGAACTGCAACCAGACTGGTCTGTTCCACCCCCATGCCGAGGAGAATATCTATACTGGCGCCTTGCGGCCAGGACATGTCTTCGAGGTCAGTGGGTTAGAATTTGAGACGGTGGATCTTCGTCCGGATGCCTCCAAGAACTAA
- a CDS encoding Ribosomal RNA adenine methylase transferase, with amino-acid sequence MRQVAALRKPLARFPMTGKLYPVIMKQRGKVKARPQYVSEELLDNVLERVSPYLRRNPPVDILDLWPGCGLWSSKVNELLQPRRHVLVEPSIHFHSLLTPLAQTKPCYTLVQEHIYGKFDWSGFFATHLPEQGPGNRESSGIIPKNDTLLILANLPDATSTMDHFKPSRWFLNFMNSCLKQTDVNFYGAVRVLATMPSNEVSGMLPRAANERTRTGVFAETLGLHNIELASPAEPERSHQWRGWDHLNENRKLVAERAAANNIITPPTRELPPVKLVPQIAHRGRNDLPYEPRLYTQVHEKLFADIAEGDKLGVDSAFKTTDPKAKAILRKRSIALTHLVRDNSTTHFRQKLANTILELDEVSRTFARAAADPKESVESLKALEDRMISLKLSYTTLRSSLHFVQLERHEHVIDDLRLARLSNNIDDGSLVHDRRPFEPLYIHPDEIYPRGSGRGAIYFETDPNPPVLKKVFDLPNSMVQPVLDRYFALLAFVGFRSKMPVAELLETVFPLETINSHVRDIPSLANFAERRLKPGCGPLPLPEGSTLDPAFAFQENVDYDLSGVRLRTLSAQTLLDIAIKYEMLPEKLSIIVFSRVLGGTMTQAQLGEVVNTKIK; translated from the exons ATGAGACAAGTCGCCGCCCTGCGAAAGCCGTTGGCGCGGTTTCCGATGACGGGGAAGCTTTACCCAGTGATCATGAAACAACGCGGGAAAGTCAAGGCTCGACCGCAGTACGTGAGTGAAGAGCTACTAG ATAATGTTCTCGAGCGTGTATCGCCCTACCTTCGCCGAAATCCACCGGTAGACATTCTGGACCTTTGGCCTGGGTGTGGTCTTTGGTCATCTAAAGTGAATGAACTTCTTCAGCCACGCCGCCATGTGCTTGTTGAACCAAGTATCCATTTTCACAGTCTCCTTACACCACTCGCCCAAACCAAGCCGTGTTATACCCTCGTCCAGGAACATATATATGGGAAATTCGACTGGTCCGGTTTCTTCGCCACTCATCTTCCAGAACAAGGCCCTGGCAACCGAGAAAGCTCTGGGATTATACCCAAGAATGATACCCTCTTAATCCTGGCTAATCTACCTGATGCGACCTCTACGATGGATCATTTCAAACCCAGCCGCTGGTTTCTCAACTTCATGAATAGCTGCTTAAAACAAACTGACGTGAATTTTTACGGGGCCGTACGGGTCCTTGCCACAATGCCCTCCAACGAAGTCTCGGGAATGTTACCGCGGGCCGCTAATGAGCGCACACGAACTGGAGTATTCGCCGAGACCCTAGGCTTACACAACATAGAGCTTGCAAGTCCAGCTGAGCCCGAACGGTCTCATCAATGGCGAGGCTGGGATCACTTAAACGAGAACAGGAAGCTTGTGGCTGAGAGAGCTGCAGCAAATAACATAATCACACCACCCACCAGAGAGCTTCCGCCTGTGAAGCTGGTGCCACAAATTGCCCACCGCGGGAGAAATGACTTACCATATGAGCCTCGATTGTATACTCAAGTTCACGAGAAGCTCTTTGCGGACATCGCGGAAGGGGATAAGCTGGGGGTTGATTCGGCCTTCAAGACCACGGACCCCAAAGCCAAAGCAATACTTCGAAAACGATCAATAGCATTGACACACCTTGTCAGGGATAATTCCACTACTCACTTCCGCCAAAAGCTTGCCAACACAATACTTGAGCTTGACGAGGTAAGCCGGACATTTGCACGTGCGGCTGCAGATCCAAAGGAGAGTGTTGAGAGTCTGAAGGCTCTAGAAGATCGTATGATATCTCTCAAATTGAGTTATACCACTTTGCGGTCAAGTCTTCACTTTGTGCAGTTGGAAAGACATGAACATGTAATCGATGATCTCCGATTGGCTCGACTCTCCAACAACATCGATGATGGCAGCCTGGTACATGACCGACGGCCATTTGAACCCCTATACATTCACCCGGATGAGATTTATCCTCGCGGCAGCGGGCGTGGAGCCATATATTTTGAAACAGACCCCAACCCGCCCGTTCTGAAGAAAGTATTTGACCTACCAAATTCCATGGTGCAGCCAGTTCTCGACCGGTATTTTGCACTATTGGCCTTTGTAGGCTTCCGTAGTAAGATGCCGGTCGCCGAACTCCTTGAAACGGTTTTCCCGTTAGAGACTATCAATAGTCATGTCCGGGATATTCCAAGCCTTGCGAACTTCGCCGAAAGACGACTCAAGCCTGGCTGTGGGCCGCTGCCCTTGCCGGAAGGTTCGACGTTGGACCCAGCTTTCGCCTTCCAGGAAAATGTGGACTATGATCTGAGTGGTGTTCGACTCCGCACTCTTTCTGCGCAAACCCTATTGGACATTGCGATCAAGTACGAGATGCTTCCGGAAAAGCTCTCTATCATCGTGTTCAGTCGAGTTCTAGGCGGAACCATGACCCAGGCCCAGTTAGGGGAGGTTGTTAATACGAAGATCAAATAG
- a CDS encoding Serine/threonine-protein kinase, Ulk1/Ulk2 translates to MANSPFHLSLQTAQAKSPPLSAQIPSSLTPPVTPIAKERPPRSILSSFQDSKSEQTSSISKDNVGTLQFTDDLEICRDDNNRSFEFGRGVWSVVYKARTLPRPQTTLPGTPPSSPTSRSQVLAVKAPLRRDARLVLNAEASTLTRLTFTHGHEQYIVPFHGYHAELGAIIMSAVPTSLAIYIEDQSQIARTRQPATATMFDPVQGPASYQELVRKLISGLNWLHQVAGVVHGDIKPHNILLRPIDTDDYSDALGFPYEPLFADFSATVDIPMDAHASVDTTRASMSSFTPPFTAPEMLASLTSIEMAPTPASDVFSLAATLLAAATGDLLLYSNMNHRLRLEMARAGHQIIDFARSGMSGSRVPKNGFVERIVKPAVSKDPAVRITTPDWMELASS, encoded by the coding sequence ATGGCCAATTCCCCATTCCACTTGTCGCTACAGACAGCCCAGGCTAAAAGCCCACCACTATCTGCTCAAATCCCATCGAGTCTTACGCCACCAGTGACTCCCATAGCCAAGGAACGGCCCCCAAGATCAATTTTAAGCTCATTCCAAGACTCAAAGTCAGAGCAAACGTCATCGATCTCCAAGGACAATGTCGGTACTTTGCAATTTACCGATGACCTCGAAATCTGCCGCGACGACAACAACCGCTCCTTCGAGTTCGGCCGCGGTGTCTGGAGTGTAGTCTACAAAGCGCGCACATTGCCGCGCCCGCAAACAACTCTCCCAGGCACACCCCCAAGCTCCCCGACATCAAGATCTCAAGTGTTGGCCGTGAAAGCACCTTTGCGCCGGGATGCGCGCCTAGTCCTGAACGCCGAAGCATCAACTCTAACACGCCTCACCTTCACCCACGGCCACGAGCAATACATCGTCCCCTTCCATGGCTATCACGCCGAACTAGGCGCAATCATCATGTCCGCCGTCCCAACCTCCCTGGCAATTTATATCGAAGACCAGTCCCAGATCGCCCGCACCCGCCAACCCGCAACGGCAACAATGTTTGACCCGGTCCAAGGCCCAGCCTCGTACCAAGAACTCGTGCGCAAGCTAATTTCCGGCCTGAACTGGCTGCACCAAGTCGCCGGCGTCGTTCACGGCGATATTAAGCCACACAACATCCTCCTCCGACCCATCGACACGGACGACTACAGCGATGCGCTGGGTTTCCCCTACGAGCCTCTTTTCGCGGATTTCTCCGCCACCGTTGACATCCCCATGGACGCTCATGCATCGGTCGACACGACGCGCGCGTCGATGTCATCGTTCACGCCGCCGTTCACGGCGCCGGAAATGCTCGCTTCGTTGACGTCAATTGAGATGGCGCCGACGCCTGCATCGGATGTCTTCTCGCTTGCGGCTACGCTGCTGGCTGCTGCCACGGGTGATTTGCTGCTTTATTCTAATATGAATCATCGGCTGAGGCTGGAGATGGCGAGGGCTGGGCATCAGATTATTGATTTCGCGAGGTCTGGGATGAGTGGGAGCCGAGTTCCGAAGAACGGGTTCGTTGAGCGGATTGTTAAGCCGGCTGTTTCCAAAGATCCGGCGGTGCGGATTACGACGCCAGATTGGATGGAGCTTGCGTCTTCTTGA
- a CDS encoding Cyclase/dehydrase: MTTLADPTNATCATPNIPIEKATLHIGSSTFITASSQEVWATLTNTSTWPSWNTFVPRVTIRSQPTPDPSPTTSAPDPSPASTSTPTTQTNQKTTLSPILQKGTKFTLHVRMDTSSTKPQPATDVHALVSECRAPDAETGEVGRIVWCSDPEAPGTFSPSLLTAERVHEITAVEGGTEVRNWEAQVGWLVYVVRWMYKVKLQANFEMWVTDLKGFIEGARNAGST; this comes from the coding sequence ATGACGACCCTCGCAGACCCCACCAATGCCACCTGCGCAACTCCCAACATACCCATCGAGAAAGCAACCCTCCACATCGGCAGCTCAACCTTCATAACCGCCTCCTCCCAAGAAGTCTGGGCTACCCTTACAAATACCTCAACCTGGCCAAGTTGGAATACCTTCGTGCCACGCGTAACTATCCGCTCCCAGCCAACCCCAGACCCATCTCCAACCACCTCCGCACCAGACCCATCACCAGCATCAACTTCCACACCAACTACCCAAACCAATCAAAAAACAACTCTATCTCCAATCCTCCAAAAAGGAACAAAATTTACTCTACATGTCCGCATGGACACATCCTCCACCAAGCCTCAGCCCGCAACAGACGTCCACGCCCTCGTAAGCGAATGCAGAGCGCCGGATGCGGAGACCGGCGAGGTAGGTCGTATCGTTTGGTGCTCTGATCCCGAAGCACCGGGTACGTTCTCACCATCTCTTCTGACGGCAGAGCGTGTGCATGAGATTACGGCTGTTGAGGGTGGGACGGAGGTGCGGAATTGGGAAGCGCAGGTTGGGTGGTTGGTTTATGTGGTGCGGTGGATGTACAAGGTTAAGCTGCAGGCGAATTTTGAGATGTGGGTTACTGATTTGAAGGGATTTATCGAGGGGGCCAGAAATGCTGGGTCTACTTGA
- a CDS encoding isocitrate dehydrogenase translates to MYVVIVTSVFTGLATVIVALRLYTRFYLVKAPGLDDLIVLCALLVDQALVAFATLEARHGLGIPVAELSEHNVEHQLFWLWLSVPFYNLTMVLTKFSALTLYARIFRPHSFLLVTYILMGFLVIVGLWTTLSGFFFCIPVHAFWSPSAEIRRTKCLPATPVWFTNAAIQTSTDLVILILPLPLLWKLQLPKREKWGILIVFSLGIIVVATSAARMYPLSIMVARGDFTYVSAQAALWSALEANVSIICICLPPLHPLFSRIFSFCFLPRPIKSRASRSHSNTTQATEPLNRDGGIWCNELFNPGLASYSASISKVDTNEEEQVMEEGIRVKRELRMQSDSLYTPVKRPHFANGAHLAVAMEGSSRSSTAPESASVERDFGDFEFPDYKERMNAPI, encoded by the exons ATGTACGTTGTGATCGTCACGTCGGTCTTTACGGGGCTGGCAACTGTGATTGTCGCTCTCCGGCTATACACTCGGTTCTATCTGGTAAAAGCCCCTGGGCTAGATGATTTGATTGTATTATGTGCGTTG CTCGTCGACCAGGCATTAGTCGCCTTTGCAACTCTTG AAGCAAGACATGGTCTCGGCATTCCCGTGGCAGAACTTTCTGAACATAATGTCGAGCACCAACTATTT TGGTTATGGCTTTCGGTCCCTTTCTACAATCTGACCATGGTCCTAACCAAATTCTCCGCACTGACTCTCTACGCCCGCATTTTCCGTCCTCATTCCTTCCTCTTGGTGACCTACATCTTAATGGGCTTTCTTGTCATCGTAGGTCTATGGACGACCTTGAGCGGCTTTTTCTTCTGTATTCCTGTCCATGCCTTCTGGAGTCCATCCGCAGAGATTCGCCGGACAAAATGTTTACCTGCCACCCCTGTCTGGTTCACCAACGCGGCAATCCAGACATCAACTGATCTGGTGATATTGATCTTACCGCTCCCGCTATTGTGGAAATTACAGTTaccaaaaagggaaaagtgGGGGATACTTATAGTTTTCAGTCTTGGAATCAT TGTTGTTGCCACCAGTGCCGCTCGCATGTATCCATTGAGCATTATGGTTGCCAGGGGAGACTTTACGT ATGTAAGTGCGCAAGCAGCCCTCTGGTCCGCCCTCGAAGCAAATGTCTCCATCATCTGTATCTGCCTGCCGCCGCTCCACCCACTCTTCTCTCGCATTTTCTCCTTCTGCTTTCTTCCTCGACCGATCAAATCCAGAGCCTCAAGGTCTCACTCCAATACAACCCAGGCGACAGAGCCTCTCAACCGGGATGGCGGGATCTGGTGCAATGAACTCTTCAATCCCGGACTAGCGAGTTACTCTGCGAgtatttccaaggttgacaCGAATGAAGAAGAGCAAGTGATGGAGGAGGGAATTCGTGTTAAACGGGAGTTAAGGATGCAGTCTGATTCTCTATACACTCCTGTCAAACGGCCTCATTTCGCGAATGGTGCCCATTTAGCCGTGGCAATGGAGGGGTCGTCGAGAAGTAGCACTGCGCCCGAGAGTGCTAGCGTTGAGAGGGATTTTGGAGATTTCGAGTTTCCGGACTACAAGGAGAGAATGAACGCTCCTATTTGA
- a CDS encoding Isocitrate/isopropylmalate dehydrogenase: protein MASETKIKVKTPLVELDGDEMTRIIWQEIREKLILPYLDVDLKYYDLGIEYRDETNDQVTIDAAEAIKKYGVGVKCATITPDEARVKEFNLKKMWLSPNGTIRNILGGTVFREPIVIPRIPRLVPGWTKPIVIGRHAFGDQYRAQDRVIPGPGKLELVYTPTGGEPERIQVYDFQGGGITQCQYNTDESIAGFAHSSFKMALMKGLPLYMSTKNTILKKYDGRFKDIFEEIFQKEYKKDFDAKGIWYEHRLIDDMVAQMIKSEGGFVMALKNYDGDVQSDIVAQGFGSLGLMTSALATPNGDAYESEAAHGTVTRHYREHQKGKETSTNPIASIFAWTRGLVQRGVLDNTPEVVTFAEELERACVDVVNEEAIMTKDLALACGRKDREAWVTTGEYMAAVERRLKANLKAHL from the exons ATGGCTTCCGAAACCAAGATCAAGGTCAAGACCCCTTTGGTCGAGTTGGATGGTGATGAG ATGACCCGTATTATCTGGCAAGAAATCAGAGAAAAG TTGATTCTGCCTTATCTTGATGTTGATCTTAAGTACTACGATTTGGGTATCGAGTACCGTGATGAGACCAATGACCAAGTCACTATTGATGCCGCCGAGGCTATTAAGAAGTACGGTGTAGGCGTCAAGTGTGCCACTATCACCCCCGATGAGGCCCGTGTTAAGGAGTTTAACCTAAAGAAGA TGTGGCTCTCCCCCAACGGCACTATCCGCAATATCCT TGGCGGTACCGTTTTCCGTGAGCCCATTGTCATTCCCCGCATTCCCCGCCTGGTTCCTGGCTGGACCAAGCCTATTGTTATTGGCCGTCACGCCTTCGGTGACCAGTACCGTGCTCAGGACCGTGTCATCCCTGGCCCCGGTAAGCTCGAGTTGGTCTACACCCCCACCGGTGGTGAGCCTGAGCGCATCCAGGTCTACGATTTCCAGGGTGGCGGTATCACCCAGTGCCAGTACAACACCGATGAGTCCATCGCTGGCTTCGCCCACTCTTCCTTCAAGATGGCCCTTATGAAGGGTCTTCCCCTCTACATGAGCACCAAGAACACTATCCTCAAGAAGTACGATGGCCGCTTCAAGGACATCTTTGAGGAGATCTTCCAGAAAGAGTATAAGAAGGACTTCGATGCCAAGGGCATCTGGTACGAGCACCGTCTCATTGACGACATGGTCGCTCAGATGATCAAGTCTGAGGGTGGCTTCGTCATGGCTCTTAAGA ACTACGACGGTGATGTTCAGTCCGATATCGTCGCCCAAGGCTTTGGCTCTCTCGGTCTGATGACTTCCGCTCTGGCCACGCCCAACGGCGATGCCTATGAGTCTGAGGCCGCCCACGGCACCGTGACCCGTCACTACCGCGAGCACCAGAAGGGTAAAGAGACCTCCACCAACCCCATTGCCTCCATCTTCGCCTGGACCCGTGGTCTCGTCCAGCGTGGCGTCCTCGACAACACCCCCGAGGTTGTCACCTTCGCCGAGGAGCTCGAGCGTGCCTGTGTCGACGTCGTTAACGAGGAGGCTATCATGACTAAGGATCTGGCTCTTGCCTGTGGCCGCAAGGACCGCGAGGCTTGGGTCACCACTGGCGAGTATATGGCTGCCGTTGAGCGGAGGCTGAAGGCCAACCTCAAGGCTCACCTGTAG